The genome window ACACTCCACGCTTCACCAACGATCTACCCTTTTCCCGTCCGGTGCCAATTCGGAGGCTGGAGCGACTCAGAGGCTGGCACCAAAACGACACTGTATCGATAGGGCGAGTTCCGATGCCCCTGCAGGTCTGAATCGTAAAACTCGGCGGTGTACCCGAACTCAGCCGCTGCGTCCGTGAACCATAATCTATCGATGTAGAGATGGCTTAGTCCAGCGTACCTCGTATCGTAGTCAGTGCTGCCGGAAGCGCGACGCGCCGAAACGGACTGCTCTTGAAGGGATGCATCCGAGACATCGAGGATCCCTACTGACTTGCGCGCCTTTCGAGTCATCCGACTCAAGACCCGAAGAGCTACATCATGGGTCTCCAGATATTGAAAGACACTATGGCAAAACACGTGATCATACGCCTCATCCACATCGAGATCGATCGCATCGCTCGTTTCGAGCCGAGCAGAGGGAAGCAGTGAACGCCCGACATCGATAAGACTTGGTGAGTAGTCGATCCCTCCGATGCTCGTTCCCAACTCATCTAGGGGGATCAGAAATGCGCCAGCTCCGCATCCGACTTCGAACACGGATGCACCTGACTGAATTTTCATTCGCTCAGCCATTGAAAGCACGTATCTGCGCCAATCGTCAACCGAGATGGCGTCGCCGACGTTGTCGAAACCATCTAACTGAATGGCGCGTTCGAGGGCAGCTAAATTTTCGTACCCGCTCCTTAATCCCCAGATTTCGCGCCATCGATCAGTCACAGGGAGCGAGTCCTCATAGTGGTATCGCCCCATTTTGTGGACTCTACGACCTCACCAGCGCCCTGAGTCGTGTTCAAGAGTCACCCGTTCGTCGACCGATTGACACCTGCTGTGAGTGAAGGTTGCCGAGTGTGGCTGAGCCGCTTGGGCGGCGACGACCAATCGGCACGTTCTTCACCACGTACGCTTCAAACTCAGCCCGAGTCAGCGCCTCTTGTTCTGGGCTTAGGCCGTCCAGGAGCGGCCAGAACATGTTGCAGGTGCCGCAGGGGTCCGCTTCTTCGCGCCTACCTGTGCGGTGCAAATCGCGATACCGCCGCGCTACTTGGTGATTGTAGAGTTCCAGGACTGAAAGATCTCGCGCGGTCCCCCAGCCGTATTCGCCATTGTGATCCATGCAACAGAGAGTGACTGAACCGTCTACGAGAATGTCGAGCCTTGTGACATGCTCACACCCGTAACTCGGCACCGGCAGGTCGCTGTAGATATGACCCTTATAATTGTATAGGCCACTGATACTTGATTCTACTCCGCGGGATTCGCAAAATCGCAAGAACTCGTCTTGCTCTTGCAGGCTTGTGTCATCGAAGCAGGTCATTCGTAGCGTAATTTGTGCCCCAAGTTGCCCGCGAATCCTATCGGACAACAAGTACTCTACGTTTGCGAGAGTTCGAGCGAGCGGAATGCCCATCATTGCCTCGTAACGCGCCGAATCGAGCGTGTTGATACTTATCGTTAGGTCATCGAGTCCAATAGACGCAAGTCGGTCTGCCTTCCTTTCGTTCAGTCCATAGGCATTTGTATAGAGACGCAGCCTAGTATCGGGGAGATGTCCTCGAATGTACTCCAAGCGGTCCAAAATCTGTGGGTCTGAAAAAGGGTCTCCTTGCAAGAATGGCTCGATCTCGTAGAGGGGAAACTGTTTGCAATCCTCGATAATTTTTTCAAACAACTCAGTCGACATAGAGCCCTTATCACGACTGAGAGCATTGTTGGGGCAGAAGACGCATCGGGCGTTACAGCGACTCGTCGTCTCTATGGTGACAAGGCGAGGCGGGTCGTTCATGTCGATATCGGCAGTCTCGCTGTTCATTCGCGAAGGTTACCACTGTCGTGACCCTGTCCGCTCAGGGGACTTGAGCTGATCCCCTCCACTCGACTCTGACCGCGGTCGCAATTGGTGGCTCATAGAGTGGTGAGTGGCCTGAGATACGTGTCCCACACTCGGCTGACCGGCTGTCAAAGTGGCCGACTCGACAAACGGGCGAACGCCATCTCCGGGGCGACCACAACCCAATTTTCACTGAGGGGATCGTCCATAGGATTTCTGTCGCCTTCAATACCACCCAAGATGCAGCCCGCCTCGCCTGCAATAACTAGGCCAGCCATGAGATCCCAGGAACGATCAGGGCAGTGGGCGGGGGTTCGGTATCCAGCCAGCCTACCTTCAGCTACTGCACACAACGAGTGCGCAGTAGCGCCGAGATCGCGTCCAAACAGGCCATGGAGGGGCTGGTACTCGCCACCCACGATCATGACGTCGGGGACGCGAGACTTCGCTACGCTTAGACGCTGGTCGTCTCGAAAGGCACCGGAT of Nitrospira sp. contains these proteins:
- a CDS encoding class I SAM-dependent methyltransferase yields the protein MTDRWREIWGLRSGYENLAALERAIQLDGFDNVGDAISVDDWRRYVLSMAERMKIQSGASVFEVGCGAGAFLIPLDELGTSIGGIDYSPSLIDVGRSLLPSARLETSDAIDLDVDEAYDHVFCHSVFQYLETHDVALRVLSRMTRKARKSVGILDVSDASLQEQSVSARRASGSTDYDTRYAGLSHLYIDRLWFTDAAAEFGYTAEFYDSDLQGHRNSPYRYSVVLVPASESLQPPNWHRTGKG